In Desulfobacter hydrogenophilus, the genomic stretch AATATATAGTTGCCCTTAAAACGTTATTACCCGTACATACGGTACTCTAATTATTAGTTTGTGTTCAAAACAATGTCAACCTTAGTTTTGGATAAAATTACTTTGAGCACAAAGTAATATGCTCGCAGGGTCTTTTTAAGGAAAAAAAAATGATTACATGGGATGAACAAACAGATGTTGTTGTAATAGGAAGCGGCGTTGCCGGTTGCAGTGCCGCAATTGAGGCCCGCTCAGCAGGTGCATCGGTCATTGTTTTAGAGAAAATGAAAATCACAGGCGGCAACACTCGAATCAGTGACGGAGGCTTGGCCGCACCTGGGAACAGACTACAAAAAGAACAAGGCATAGAAGATTCGCCGGAACTGTTTTACCAAGATATATTAAAGGCCGGATTAAACCTCAACCACCCTGCCCTGGTAAAGACATTCGCAGAACAGGGAGCTGGGGCCGTTGAGTGGCTCCAAATGAAACTGGGCGTTCAATTCATGGATCGCCTGGATCGTTTCGGGGGGCATTCAGTCGCCCGTTGCCTGACAACCAGCAGCCATTCCGGCAAAGATATAGTCAAAGCGCAAACGTCCCGTTTGAAACAAATGGAAGTGGAAATCAGGACACAATGCCTTTTGACAAATTTGCTGACTGATGACAGCGGCAAAGTATGTGGCGTTCGAATCAAAACCGGATATAATCACAATGACCTGGGCTTTAAAGGACAAAAAAATATTCGAGCCCGTCGGGCAGTGATTCTTGCCACAGGCGGATTTGGCAATGATGTTGCCTTTCGGATGCTGCAAAATCCAAATCTGGACACCACTGTCACCTCCACAAACCACCGTGGTGCAACGGCTGAAGGCTTGAGCTCCGCTTTGAAAATCGGAGCGGTGCCTGTCCATTTGTCCTGGATTCAGACCGGCCCATGGGGCTGTGTTGATGAAGTCGGCTATGGTTCCGGATCACGATTTGCTTCGTATGCGTTATACCCCAATGGAATCCTGGTCGATCCCTCAACCGGCCGCCGTATCGTAAGCGAGTGGGCAGGCCGCCAGCAACGGAGTATGGCTATTTTTAAAGCAGGGCATCCCTGTGTCGGGATTATGGATGCCCAAGGGGTAGAACATGATCCCCAAAGTCTAAAAAAATGTCTCAAGACGGGAAAGGTATATGAATTCAGTAACTTGATAGATCTTGCCAAGGCCTATAAAATACCGTCTGATACGCTTACTTCCACAGTAAAAGAGTACAACAAAATGATCAGGAAAGGCCAAACAGATCAATTTGCCAAACCCTTGGAAACTGCGCAACGAATATCCAGCCCACCTTTTTTTGCCATGCATCTGTGGCCAAAAGTCCATTATACCCCGGGAGGTGTGGGAATCAATACAGACGCCCAGGTGATTGATGTTGGCAACCAGCCGATTCCAAACCTATACGCAGCCGGTGAAGTTTGTGGCGGCATTCATGGCGCTGATCGATTAGGAAGTTGCGCACTTACCGAATGCCTTGTTTTTGGACGAATCGCGGGCCGGAATGCTGCTGCGGAGCGAGGCTGAGGGTAAGTCCGGCCCGGCATTAAAATTCCGGGTAAAATTCCGGGGACATGATATCGTTTCAAATAAAAAACTGTATTGTCCCCAGAATTTTAAAAATTTTTATTTTCTTAAACCACATACTGCGGAGCTTTTTCAGGTCCGGTTGACTGATTCGTTCGGCAAGATCATCTGTTTTGTATGAATTTTTCGGTTGTAAGCCCAATATCCTTAATGATTTGTCTCAGCAATATTGGGATATTGTCAATGAGCTCCTGGAAATCCAGGGATATAACCAACAAATAAGCCTGTTTCATTGCATCTTTCAATAACTGCAGTATATGTTTTCATGATACTCCTTTTTATCTATCGCCGAACGCACAGATAAAGGGCCAGGCGGAGTATAGCCGAAACCTTTGTTAAAGCTTTTTCTTTTGTTAAACCAAAGAGTTCCAAAAACGGCGTAGAGCGCCCGGTCCCTCTCAAGCGTTTTGTGTATGCCGAAAACGGAACATATTCTTAAAAGTGAGTCAACTGTATAGAATTCCAATACATTTGGCAAGTCTTAGGCCTATTCGGATGAAGGTGAAGGGGGTAATCGTATGGCAACGGGATACCGGAACGAGACTACATAACAAGCAGGAGGTAAAACCCCTTTGACCCTGAATGAAATTAAAAAAATGGTTGTTGGAATCGGGCAGATCAAATTCAGACTTTATGATGTTCACTCTCTTAAGGCCAAGCGCTCTGTTGTTAAATCCATTATCTCAAGGCTGCAGAACCGTTTTAACATCAGTGTGGCAGAAACAGGCCTTAATGACAGCCACGACTGGGCCCAGATAGGATTTGCTCTGGTGGGCAACGATGCAAGGATGATCAACTCAAAGGTGGATAAAGTGTTTAATGCAGCTGACCGGTTCGGACTTGCCGTTATTGTCGATACGCATATGGAAATTATTCATATTTAGAATTGCTGCTAAGACTTGCAAAGGCTTTTAAATTTGTATACGTTTAATTTGGGGTGGCTAAAGGTTCCATTTGGACTTGCTCCATTTTGGACCTCTTTCGGATTACTAAAAAGACTGCCAAAAAGCATTCCAGTCAATTTCAGCAGGCCCAAAAACTGAGCAAAAAAATAAAAGTCATTGACCATAGGAACAAATTATCAAAAAGTTTACTTCTATTTTCGGAGGAGCCATGGGAAAAAACTCGTTTGTTTAAAAGCCAGGAGAAAAAAACAGGACGGACGTCAGTTCTTTTTTTCACGAACTTGCCGACAAAGTCTCACAAGGCACCATTATATTAAGTAAAGGTGCCGAAGAACTGACCCTTCGAATACCCGAAGACCTGACCTTGGAAATACAAGTGGAGAACGAAGAGAAAAAAAAGAAGGGCGTTCAACACAGCCTTGAAATTGAAATTAAATGGTTTGACAATGGCAATGGCCCCACAAACCTACAACTAAAGTGACGAATGCGACTTAACAACAACTTTTAATTCGGGGGGGACACAATAATTTAACATTGTGTCCCCCCGAATTATTTGTTGAGTGCCTGTGCCGGTATAGGGGCATAAAGAGTCACCCCATGGAAAACCAATGAAGGATAATAATCATGAAATATTTTCGCCTGCTTTTTTTACCGGTAATATCATTATGCCTGCTTTTTTTCGCATTTCAGGGTCTGGGCATAAGTGCAGAACTTGAAGCCCGGTTTGCCGGTCAGCAGACTGTGGACGGACAAAACGCCCTGGCCGTTACATTTTCTTTACCCCTGAATACGACACAGGACTTAAGCAAGTATTTCAGTCTTATTGAACAAGCCGACGACACTCCCGTGGACGGTGCCTGGATACTGACCAAGGATACAAAGGTGGTCTATTTCACTCAGATTAAACCGGACACCGCCTATACCATCCATGTGAGAAAAGGACTGGCACCGGCCCATGGTGAGGCCCTGGCCGAAGAAATCATATACGAGGTGACCACCCGGTCGGCCAAACCCATGATCGCATTCGGTTCCACGGGATTCATTCTGGCCACGGACCTGATCAAGGGGCTGCCCGTGGACAGCTTAAACATCAAACAGGCAGACATTGATTTTTTCAGGGTACGGCCGGAGCGGCTGACAGATTTCAAGGATGAATTCTGGGATGCCACCTATTTAAGACATTACCAGTCCGATGAGCTATCCGACATCGCAGATATTATTTATACCGGCCGCTGGGATCTGGACATAAAAAAGGACTTACGCAGCCGGTTCAACATCCCCATCACCCATATCCGGGAACTTAAAACGCCCGGTATTTATATTGCCGTACTCCGGGGTGCGGGCCATTATGAATACGGCTACCGCATGACCTGGTTTTCCATTTCCGATTTAGGGGTGCATGCCAGGGTATATGACACCGCCATCCAGTTTTTCATCCAGAGCCTTTCAACGGCAGACCCAATTAAAAAAGCGGTCATCACGGGATTTGACAAGAGTGGCAAGGTCCTGTTTGAGCAGTCAACGGATAAAGACGGCCTGTGCATTATAAAAGGACATTTTGAGAAACTTTCTCTGGTGTCTGTTTCGAAAAAAAATCATATCAGCCTGATGGCCATGGATACCCCGTCCCTTGATCTGTCGGAATTTGCCATGGGCGAGGCTCTGTTCAGGCCCCTGGATTTGTTTGTATACGGTCCCCGGGACATTTACCGTCCCGGGGAAACCGTTGTGATTGACGGCATCTTGCGAAACCAGGATGGCCGGGCGGCGCCCAGGATAAAGGTCGCAGCCAAGGTGGTTCAACCCGACGGAAAAACCATTCGCGAATTTACCTGGAAGCCGGGCAAAGGCAACCATTTCAACACCAGTTTTCAGCTGCCCGCCAATGCGCTGACAGGAAAATGGCGGGTAAAATTTTCCAATGGCGATGACAATTTTGAAGCGTATCCCTTTCTGGTGTCCGAATTTCTGCCCGAACGCATGAAGCTGGTCATTGACCAGGCGGACGACAACATTCTGTCCCCGGATAAAGACCTTGCCATCCACATCCAGGGAGACTTTCTGTACGGGGCTCCTGCAAGTGGCAGCCGTGCCAATGCCGTGATCCACGTGAAACGGGCGCGGGATCTGTTCCCAAAAGCCTTACCCGGTTTTGAATTCGGTGGTATCACCGATCTTGTCGACACCACCAACACCAGTGATGACATCCATCTGGATGAAACAGGAAAAGGCGTTATTAAGGTGAAGAATCAGTGGAAAGAAGTGAGCTCTCCCCACTGGATCACCGCCAATGTAAGCCTGTACGATTCCGGGGAACGCCCGGTGGTCAGAAACGCCTCCTGGCAGGTGTGGCCGGCCCAAATTCTTGTGGGCATAAGAAACATGTCCGGCACGGAAGATGACCCCGATCAGGTCCCCAACAATGACACCGCAAAATTTGAAGTGATCCTGGCCGATACCCAGGGTCGACTTAAGGCTGCAAAGGGCCTGAAGGTCACGGTGATCCGGGAGCATCGGGAATATTACTGGGAATATAAAAACGATGAATGGCACTGGGGCAGCAACAGCCAGTTCTATCCCGTGGACCGGTTTGATCTTGATATTCCGGACCAGGGCAAGGCCCAGGTAAATGTCCCCGTGGAATGGGGCGGCTACCGCCTGGAAATAAAAAATCCCGCCACAGGCCTGACAAGTACCAAAAGCATCTGGGCCGGCTGGCGCCCCAAAGGCCAGGGCCAGAGCAACATGAACCGGCCGGACCGGGTGGATCTGACCCTGGACAAACCCGGCTACCTGGCCGGAGACACGGCCCGGGTGACGGTCAAGGCGCCCCAGGGCGGAAAAGGTTTTTTATTTGTGGATGGCGCAGACAATCTTTTAACCCTGCCCATTGATATTCCTGCCCGGGGAAAAGAGCTTGCCATCACCATTGATCCGGACTGGACGCGCCACGATCTGTATGTATCCGCACTGGTGATCCGGCCCGGAGAACCCAGAAATGCAAAACTGCCCAAGCGGTCCGTGGGACTGATCCACCTTCCCCTTGACCGCACCGACCGCCGTATGAACGTTGATATCCAGGCCCCGGAAAAAACAGAACCCAACCGCCGGGTGGATGTGACGGTCAATATGACGAATGCCGACGGCAAACCGGCCAGGAACGCCATGGTCACCCTGGCTGCCGTGGATTGCGGAATTTTAAACCTGACCCAGTTTAAAACCCCGGACCCCTTTGGCTACTTTTTTCAACCCCGGAAATACAGCCCCGAGCTCCATGACATTTACCAAAAACTCATTGAAGCCGCAGACGGCAGCTATGCAAGAATGCGTTTTGGCGGGGATATGGCAACCCTGACCCGGGGCGGAGACCGACCCTCAACCGATGTACAGATCCTGGCCATCCATCAAAAGATGATTAACGCCGACGCCCAGGGCAACGCCGTATTCCAGCTGGAACTTCCGGATTTTGACGGACAGATACGGATCATGGCCATTGCCCATACGGACAACACCTTTGGCTCCGGGGACAAGGAGATAATCCTGGCCTCACCCATCGTGGTCCAGGCCACCATGCCGCGTTTTCTTTCCTGCGGTGACCAGGGCTTTATCATGCTGGAACTGAACAACTTAACAGATATTGTCCAGAATATAACCCTGGAAACGGACATCTTCGGGCCGGTGTCTATCCCAGACCAGGCCAATCACAGCATTGCCCTGGAACCCCATAAACGTGAACGCCTCAAACTGCCGATTACCGCAGGACGCACAACGGGTCGGGCGCACATCACCTGCCGGATAAAAGGCATCCAGGGGCCGGGTGTATCACCGGAAATGACCAAAACCTGGTTCATAGAAACCCGGTCTCCCTATCCCCAGAAGACCCGGACCTGGCAAAAGATACTGACACCGGGACAACATTTTTCCATGCCGTCTGCAGCCGTGAACACCCTGGTGCCCGAGACGGTAACCGTAATGGCCAGCCTGGATTCAGAGCCGCCGGTGAACCTGGCCCAGCATGTCAGTGAATTGCTGGCCTATCCGTACGGATGTCTGGAGCAGACCGTATCAGGGTTTTTCCCCCATATACTGCTCTCCTTTGATCAATTTGCGCAATTGGGTGTCGAATCAGGCACCAGGAAAGCCACCAGTGAAAAAATCAGGCACGGCATCCAGCGCCTGCTTGAAAAACAGAAAAGCTCCGGTGCCTTTGGCCTGTGGAATACCCACAGCCCGGAAAGCCCCTGGCTGAGCGCCTATGCCACCCATATGATGGTCGAAGCGGTGGACGCAGGATATGAAGTGCCTGTGAGTGCAGTGAAAAAGGCCCTTACCCGCCTTGCCGTATATGTTCGCCGCCCCAAGGCCATCCGGAGTCCGGGATGGACCGACGGTAAAATGTTCAGGGCGGCCACCCGGGCCTATGCCGCCTTTATCCTTGCCCGGGTCAATTCCCTGGGACTTGCGGATGCCAGGAATGTTTATGCCTATGTGAAAGCCAACCATCCCACACCCTTGAGCCTGATCCATGCGGGCACGGCCCTTGGACTTGCCGGTGACCGTACCAGGGCATTTGAGGCCTTTGACCTGGCCCTGAGAACCCGGCGGGATGACAAACAGGTGTATGGCGGTGACTACGGTTCCAATGTCCGGGACCTGGCTGCCGCCTACTATTATGTCACCACCTATTTTACCGACTATACCTTCCGGGGCGTGTTCCTCCACGACCTTGCTGCCGAGCTAAAAGAACGGCAGTGGCTCTCCACCCAGGAACGTAACAGCCTGGTCATGGCAGGCGCGGCCAAACTGGCCCATCCGGCCGGGGCATGGGCGGCCGATGTGACCGTTGGAAACCAAACCGGCGCCCACACAGGGAAAGGTCCGGGTCGGGTGATATTCACAAAGGGTACTGCGGCCGGAGGATTCACAGTAAAAAACACCGGAAAATCAAATATTTACCTGGATCTTGTATTCACCGGATACCCCAACAGCCTGCCGGTCCCCCAAAGCCGGGGTGTGAGCATATCCAGGCAGTTTCTGGACACCAACGCAAAGCCAGTGGATATTTCCAAGTTGACTGCCGGGGACCGGATCATTGTGGCCTTAAAGATTGAATCCCAAAAACAGCAACTGCCCCATGCCCTGGTGGTGGACATGCTGCCGGCCGGATTTGAGCTGGAAGACCCCAATGTGTCTGGATCATTCCTCATTGATGATATAAAGGTGGCCGGCAAAACCATTTCCCAATGGCATGACGATTGTAATACAACCCACACCGAATACAGGGATGACAGATTTATTTCAGCCCTGAATCTTGGATACAGTGAATCCTGCCGGATTTTTTACGCCGTACGGGTGGTCAGTCCCGGTGTTTTCAAGGTCCCACCGTCACTGGTGGAAGACATGTACCGGCCTTATATCCGGGGTGTGGGTAAAACCGTTGACCGAACCCGTGTGAACGCTCCCGGTGCCGCTGGCAACTGACATGACGGACAGCGTAGTTCAGACAAAGATTGACCGGATTCTGGACAGCATCAAAGACCCAGGTTCCGACCTGACGATGGCCCAGTTGGGCCTGGCCAATGGGTAAAACAACACGACGCATTACCCGAAAAGCAGTAACGATTGCCGGAATTTTACTCTTTGTTCTACTGGCAGGCGGTATCGGCTTTATTGGGCTGGACCATTTATTCCCCTTTGACACCACGAGACGGCCCGTCTCCACGGTGATTGTGGACCGCCACCACGCACCCTTGCGGGCCTTTGCCGACAAAACCGGGGTGTGGCGTTACCCGGCAAGGCCCGACCAGGTCTCTTCGCTTTACCTTCAAGCGCTTTTATCCTATGAAGACCGCTGGTTCTATTATCATCCCGGCATCAACCCCCTGGCCATCTGCCGGGCGTTTTTCCAGAACCTGACCCACGGCCGGATCGTATCCGGCGGATCAACGCTCACCATGCAGACCGCCCGGATTCTTGATAGCAGTAAAAAAGGGAACCGCCCCTCATCCCCAGGGTTTTTCCCGCGCATGGGTATCAAACTGCGCCAGATGTTCAGGGCACTTCAGCTGGAATACCACTTTACTAAGGATGAACTTCTTGGGTTATACCTTACCCACGCCCCGTTTGGCGCCAATGTTGAAGGAATCCAAGCTGCCTGCTACACCTGGCTGGGCAAGGATGCAAAGGAGATGACCCGGGCCGAAGCCGCCCTGATGGCCGTACTGCCCCAGGCCCCGTCCAGATACCGGCCCGACCGCCATCCTGTCAGAGCGGCAAAGGCCCGGGGCAAGGTGCTTGACCGGATGGGCCGATTCGATATCTGGCGTGCAGACCAGATCAGGGCAGCCAAGCAGGAGCCTGTGATGTCTTTCAGGTTTCCCACGTCTATGACAGCACCCCTGGCAGCCCGGCGGCTGAAAGTTATTTACCCGGATGCGGAAGTGATCAACACGTTTATTGATGAAAACCTGCAGATGCACATGGCAGAACTTTTGCGGGCATATATGGAAAGACTGCCCCCAAAGCAATCCGGGGCCGTTCTGGTGGTCAATCACAAGACCCTGGAAATTGAAGCCTATGCAGGATCTGCAGACTTTTTCAATTCATCCAGGCTGGGCCATGTGGATATGATCCAGGCCCTAAGGTCTCCGGGTTCCACATTGAAACCCTTTATTTATGGCCTTTCCATGGATCAGGGTCTAATTCATTCCCATTCCATGCTCCTGGATGTGCCAAGATATAAAAAAAACTATAACCCGGGCAATTTCACCCGGGGATTTTCAGGACCTGTCACCGTAACCCGGGCGTTGCAGGATTCGTTGAATCTGCCTGCGGTCCAGGTGCTGGAGGCATTTGGTCCGGGGCGTTTCCACGACAGATTGCGTAACGCAGGGGCCCGGTTTCAATTTAAAGGTAAACCCAATCTCTCCATGGCCCTGGGGGGTGTGGGCACAAGCCTGGACTCACTGGTAACCCTGTATACGGCCATCGGGCGCGGCGGTATTGCCGGTAAACCGCGTTTATGCCCCAAGGAGCCTGTGCAGGAGCGGTATCTGATGAGTCCCGGTGCAGCCTTTATCATCCGGGACATTCTGTCCCGGCCCTTTCCGGGCAGACAGGGCGTCGGAAGGCTGTCTGGTGAATTGTCTATGGCATGGAAAACCGGCACCAGCTACGGATTCAGGGATGCCTGGGCCATGGGCCTCAAGGGGGATTACACGGTGGGGATATGGATCGGGCGGCCCGACGGCTCTCCGTCCCCGGGACAGTATGGCGCCATCACGGCGCTTCCCCTTCTTGGCCAAGTAATGGAAAGCATAGCCGCTGGTGTGGGAACACGGAAACCGCCTGAAAGCGTATTAAAAGAGACCATATGCTGGCCGTCCGGCCTTGCTGCATCCGGAATCCGAGGCCGGGCAAAGGGGGCCTGTGCCAAAAAATTTGATGCCTGGATACTTGACGGACAGATCCCGTCAACCATGACCGGAGAAACCGGCCTGACCGCTCCCCTGGTCCGGACATTCTGGGTGGACAGCAAAGGCATGCGGGCAACACCGGCCTGTGCTGCCATTGGAAAAAAAACGGTGGCCTTGTGGCCATGGCAGGCAGAGCCCTTTATCCCGGCCCCTTGGCGACGGGCGACCGTGCTGCCCAAGGATTCGCCCACCTGCCCCGGCATGGCGCCCCTGATTTTACCTGATATACGAATTGTTTCGGTTTCAGACAACAGTATCCTGACCTGCCAGCCCGGGCAGACCACTTTTCCCACCATCCCCCTAAGGGCCCTGGGCGGCAGAGGCGAACGCCAGTGGTTCCTGAATAAAACCCCCCTGATGAATGCCGACGGTTCAGCCCCGTTTTTTATGCCCATGCCGGTGCCGGGACGGTATCATCTGGCCGTGGTGGATGAATCCGGCAGTTTTGACCAGGTCTGTTTTTCCGTCATTGAACTCAATCCATGACAAAAATAAAGCGCATAACGAAGAAGATTAACCTGTTAAAATAAGGTATCGGCTATTACGCCCCCACTGCTCGGCGAAAACTCAAGATCCTTGATCTTAAACCCGAAATCCTGGGGTTTAAATGCATAATGTCGGGCATTTCCGCGGTCCTTAAAATAGTCATCCAGGGTCTCACGGATGACGTCAAAGGCAATTTCGTTCCATGGGATATCTGATTGGGAAAACAGACGAACATCCGTGCTTTCCGTGGTGGGGCCAAAATCCTGGGATAATAGTTCAGCAATGAACATCAGGTAAACCTGGTCCACAAAAAGTATATTGAACATCCTGTAAGGCGATAGAATTCGGACCTCGACACGGGTCTCCTCCAAGGTCTCTCGAACGGCACCCTGCTGGACGGATTCCTCGTTTTCAAGATATCCGGCAGGAAGGGTCCAGCACCCTTTTCGGGGCTCAATATTGCGTTTGCACATTAAAATCCTGTCCTGGAAAACAGGAATCGTGCCCACAACCATTTTGGGATTTTCATAGTGAATATGGCCACATGAGGCGCACACCTCCCGGACATGGTCATCGTCCTGGGGGATCTGGCGGGTCATGGGATGGCCGCACTGGGTGCAAAATTTGATTGACATCTGTTACCTATATTCCTAAGTTATGCGAAAAATAAAATTTCTGCCTTTTTCATTCATACAAATTTCTTACCATAAAATCTTATGATAAGGAAATCTTTGACGTAAATAAATTGGGAAATTAAAGGACCGGATTACGCTTCTGCTGCCTGCATTTCCTTAACCTGTTCCAGGGCAGAAGTTAAAACCAAGCCCGAATCCTTCGCCGTTTATAAGACCCTAATCTTTATCCCGTGCCGACCATTGTTTAGCCACGCCTGCCATCCCGGATACAAACCCAGTCCAGAAAATCGGATCGCCCCAGGCGGTAACGGGCCACACTGCGCTTTTGCCTACCCGACCTGCCTGAACGAAGTGAGCACCGCCAGATTCTATTTCAATTACTGGCCGAGTTTGGAACTGGCAAGACGATTTAAGCTGATACCTGTTTCAGCTGCTTTGATAGCAAGAGCGCGATGGACTTCAGGGGGAATCCTAACCATAAATTTTCCGCTATAATTTTTCAAAGCGATAGGTTCTGGAATTTGTTCGGCGTTTACTTTCATATCTTCTACAACTTCAGCAACGACCTCTCTAATGCCCTTCAAGGCATCCTCAGGGGAGTCGGCCAACCAGTTTTCATACACCCGGGCCGCTTCCAATGGAATGTTGTACCCGGCATACAAGTCTGCCAAAAGTTTGCTTTTGGATGGGGTCAAGCCCTTTTTCAAGACGGTTTTTATCAAGGTGAATATGGCTAATCCAATCCACCTCGAAAAGATGGGATAGCAAAAAATAAGGCAGCAAGTCAAAAAAAGTTGTGCTTTGGCTCAACAAATAAAATTAGCAAAAAGGCAAACGAGATGTATAAGGCTAATTCTCAGTGAAATTGATTCTTGAATTTTCAAAGTAGGCACAATATATGATGGCAGTATAATTTTAGAAAAAGTAAGAAAAAGATAATTCAAGACCTGACCCTGACTTTTTGGGCAATCGGAAAAGATATGGATTCAATTGGCTTGGCAGGATCGGTTGCGGGCAGCGAGATTTCATTATATTGTAACTGTTAGATGAAAGTTATTATTTG encodes the following:
- a CDS encoding flavocytochrome c, which encodes MITWDEQTDVVVIGSGVAGCSAAIEARSAGASVIVLEKMKITGGNTRISDGGLAAPGNRLQKEQGIEDSPELFYQDILKAGLNLNHPALVKTFAEQGAGAVEWLQMKLGVQFMDRLDRFGGHSVARCLTTSSHSGKDIVKAQTSRLKQMEVEIRTQCLLTNLLTDDSGKVCGVRIKTGYNHNDLGFKGQKNIRARRAVILATGGFGNDVAFRMLQNPNLDTTVTSTNHRGATAEGLSSALKIGAVPVHLSWIQTGPWGCVDEVGYGSGSRFASYALYPNGILVDPSTGRRIVSEWAGRQQRSMAIFKAGHPCVGIMDAQGVEHDPQSLKKCLKTGKVYEFSNLIDLAKAYKIPSDTLTSTVKEYNKMIRKGQTDQFAKPLETAQRISSPPFFAMHLWPKVHYTPGGVGINTDAQVIDVGNQPIPNLYAAGEVCGGIHGADRLGSCALTECLVFGRIAGRNAAAERG
- a CDS encoding DUF503 domain-containing protein, producing the protein MTLNEIKKMVVGIGQIKFRLYDVHSLKAKRSVVKSIISRLQNRFNISVAETGLNDSHDWAQIGFALVGNDARMINSKVDKVFNAADRFGLAVIVDTHMEIIHI
- a CDS encoding alpha-2-macroglobulin family protein, which encodes MKYFRLLFLPVISLCLLFFAFQGLGISAELEARFAGQQTVDGQNALAVTFSLPLNTTQDLSKYFSLIEQADDTPVDGAWILTKDTKVVYFTQIKPDTAYTIHVRKGLAPAHGEALAEEIIYEVTTRSAKPMIAFGSTGFILATDLIKGLPVDSLNIKQADIDFFRVRPERLTDFKDEFWDATYLRHYQSDELSDIADIIYTGRWDLDIKKDLRSRFNIPITHIRELKTPGIYIAVLRGAGHYEYGYRMTWFSISDLGVHARVYDTAIQFFIQSLSTADPIKKAVITGFDKSGKVLFEQSTDKDGLCIIKGHFEKLSLVSVSKKNHISLMAMDTPSLDLSEFAMGEALFRPLDLFVYGPRDIYRPGETVVIDGILRNQDGRAAPRIKVAAKVVQPDGKTIREFTWKPGKGNHFNTSFQLPANALTGKWRVKFSNGDDNFEAYPFLVSEFLPERMKLVIDQADDNILSPDKDLAIHIQGDFLYGAPASGSRANAVIHVKRARDLFPKALPGFEFGGITDLVDTTNTSDDIHLDETGKGVIKVKNQWKEVSSPHWITANVSLYDSGERPVVRNASWQVWPAQILVGIRNMSGTEDDPDQVPNNDTAKFEVILADTQGRLKAAKGLKVTVIREHREYYWEYKNDEWHWGSNSQFYPVDRFDLDIPDQGKAQVNVPVEWGGYRLEIKNPATGLTSTKSIWAGWRPKGQGQSNMNRPDRVDLTLDKPGYLAGDTARVTVKAPQGGKGFLFVDGADNLLTLPIDIPARGKELAITIDPDWTRHDLYVSALVIRPGEPRNAKLPKRSVGLIHLPLDRTDRRMNVDIQAPEKTEPNRRVDVTVNMTNADGKPARNAMVTLAAVDCGILNLTQFKTPDPFGYFFQPRKYSPELHDIYQKLIEAADGSYARMRFGGDMATLTRGGDRPSTDVQILAIHQKMINADAQGNAVFQLELPDFDGQIRIMAIAHTDNTFGSGDKEIILASPIVVQATMPRFLSCGDQGFIMLELNNLTDIVQNITLETDIFGPVSIPDQANHSIALEPHKRERLKLPITAGRTTGRAHITCRIKGIQGPGVSPEMTKTWFIETRSPYPQKTRTWQKILTPGQHFSMPSAAVNTLVPETVTVMASLDSEPPVNLAQHVSELLAYPYGCLEQTVSGFFPHILLSFDQFAQLGVESGTRKATSEKIRHGIQRLLEKQKSSGAFGLWNTHSPESPWLSAYATHMMVEAVDAGYEVPVSAVKKALTRLAVYVRRPKAIRSPGWTDGKMFRAATRAYAAFILARVNSLGLADARNVYAYVKANHPTPLSLIHAGTALGLAGDRTRAFEAFDLALRTRRDDKQVYGGDYGSNVRDLAAAYYYVTTYFTDYTFRGVFLHDLAAELKERQWLSTQERNSLVMAGAAKLAHPAGAWAADVTVGNQTGAHTGKGPGRVIFTKGTAAGGFTVKNTGKSNIYLDLVFTGYPNSLPVPQSRGVSISRQFLDTNAKPVDISKLTAGDRIIVALKIESQKQQLPHALVVDMLPAGFELEDPNVSGSFLIDDIKVAGKTISQWHDDCNTTHTEYRDDRFISALNLGYSESCRIFYAVRVVSPGVFKVPPSLVEDMYRPYIRGVGKTVDRTRVNAPGAAGN
- the pbpC gene encoding penicillin-binding protein 1C produces the protein MGKTTRRITRKAVTIAGILLFVLLAGGIGFIGLDHLFPFDTTRRPVSTVIVDRHHAPLRAFADKTGVWRYPARPDQVSSLYLQALLSYEDRWFYYHPGINPLAICRAFFQNLTHGRIVSGGSTLTMQTARILDSSKKGNRPSSPGFFPRMGIKLRQMFRALQLEYHFTKDELLGLYLTHAPFGANVEGIQAACYTWLGKDAKEMTRAEAALMAVLPQAPSRYRPDRHPVRAAKARGKVLDRMGRFDIWRADQIRAAKQEPVMSFRFPTSMTAPLAARRLKVIYPDAEVINTFIDENLQMHMAELLRAYMERLPPKQSGAVLVVNHKTLEIEAYAGSADFFNSSRLGHVDMIQALRSPGSTLKPFIYGLSMDQGLIHSHSMLLDVPRYKKNYNPGNFTRGFSGPVTVTRALQDSLNLPAVQVLEAFGPGRFHDRLRNAGARFQFKGKPNLSMALGGVGTSLDSLVTLYTAIGRGGIAGKPRLCPKEPVQERYLMSPGAAFIIRDILSRPFPGRQGVGRLSGELSMAWKTGTSYGFRDAWAMGLKGDYTVGIWIGRPDGSPSPGQYGAITALPLLGQVMESIAAGVGTRKPPESVLKETICWPSGLAASGIRGRAKGACAKKFDAWILDGQIPSTMTGETGLTAPLVRTFWVDSKGMRATPACAAIGKKTVALWPWQAEPFIPAPWRRATVLPKDSPTCPGMAPLILPDIRIVSVSDNSILTCQPGQTTFPTIPLRALGGRGERQWFLNKTPLMNADGSAPFFMPMPVPGRYHLAVVDESGSFDQVCFSVIELNP
- a CDS encoding NUDIX hydrolase, whose protein sequence is MSIKFCTQCGHPMTRQIPQDDDHVREVCASCGHIHYENPKMVVGTIPVFQDRILMCKRNIEPRKGCWTLPAGYLENEESVQQGAVRETLEETRVEVRILSPYRMFNILFVDQVYLMFIAELLSQDFGPTTESTDVRLFSQSDIPWNEIAFDVIRETLDDYFKDRGNARHYAFKPQDFGFKIKDLEFSPSSGGVIADTLF
- a CDS encoding type II toxin-antitoxin system HicB family antitoxin — translated: MIKTVLKKGLTPSKSKLLADLYAGYNIPLEAARVYENWLADSPEDALKGIREVVAEVVEDMKVNAEQIPEPIALKNYSGKFMVRIPPEVHRALAIKAAETGISLNRLASSKLGQ